One genomic window of Indioceanicola profundi includes the following:
- a CDS encoding patatin-like protein encodes MKEKELRIALVCYGGVSLAVYMHGVTKELWKLVRASRALHALPDPAARTGSSFADVDGDRAFDTEAVYFDLLRDIGESLDLRVLIDVVSGSSAGGINGVFLARALAHDLSLEPLTALWLENADVTRLIAEDRRATPWSKWFMRPLLTLPAWRRIAPDAETQEKLSLFVRSRWFTPPFDGHRLMEFLLEASRAMGEAAEPRCSLIPTGLPLSLSVTVTDFHGYRQRIPAHDPAEIEEREHRHVLSFQYRRGADGRVVSDFEDGNIPGLVFAARATSSFPGAFPPTQLRQLDRLLAEREEAWPDRTRFIDANFTYYRACGFDPEQASFIDGSVLNNKPFAEALAAIQGRPAYREVDRRVVYIDPNPEQPVPLGRTEAPGFFRTIIGALSDIPRNEPVRDELAEIAATNAGINRLRGVVEAARPRISALVAETIGGRIPEAPTGAEIGRWREMSMNRAAAEAGFAYEAYLRLKIDGVLDHLARLLAGLGGHADGEAVARMHAALSLWAVERGVFGPRPLTEPVDADGKSAPWVRFLMAFDGAFRARRLRFVMRELNRLYARGGGAAAPHGLDSLKTGLYAVLERLRGITNGSILDEEDRTALILHLAPDPDVGGLDRALARLEARFDLESLTLEVDEVFGRSMVAGLDAEARGDLLTAYLGFAFWDVLTFSTSGWKELDEYHAMKVDRVGPPDARLLRRGGAPVQLKGARLNRFGAFFSAADREHDYLLGRLHAAERAIDLVVDAAGENRPRADKVTALKLRAFRTILATERERLGPESRGLRLAEQWVEKCAEGQIDCTYSDKPVVQLSA; translated from the coding sequence GTGAAGGAAAAGGAACTGCGCATCGCGCTGGTCTGCTATGGCGGCGTCAGCCTGGCCGTCTACATGCACGGGGTCACCAAGGAGCTATGGAAGCTGGTCCGGGCCAGCCGGGCGCTGCACGCCCTGCCCGATCCGGCTGCCCGCACGGGTTCCAGCTTCGCCGATGTGGATGGCGACCGCGCCTTCGACACGGAGGCCGTCTATTTCGACCTGCTGCGCGACATCGGGGAAAGCCTGGACCTTCGCGTGCTGATCGACGTGGTGTCGGGATCGAGTGCGGGCGGCATCAACGGGGTGTTCCTGGCCCGCGCCCTGGCCCATGACCTGTCGCTGGAACCGCTGACCGCCCTGTGGCTGGAGAATGCCGACGTCACCCGCCTGATCGCGGAGGACCGGCGCGCCACGCCCTGGAGCAAGTGGTTCATGCGCCCCCTGCTGACCCTGCCGGCCTGGCGCAGGATCGCGCCGGATGCGGAGACGCAGGAGAAGCTGTCCCTGTTCGTGCGCTCCCGCTGGTTCACCCCGCCCTTCGACGGGCACCGGCTGATGGAATTCCTGCTGGAGGCAAGCCGCGCCATGGGGGAGGCGGCGGAGCCGCGATGCAGCCTGATCCCGACCGGGCTGCCTTTGTCGCTGTCCGTCACTGTCACCGACTTCCACGGCTATCGCCAACGCATCCCCGCCCATGATCCCGCCGAGATCGAGGAGCGGGAGCATCGGCATGTCCTGTCCTTCCAGTACCGACGCGGGGCCGACGGGCGGGTGGTGAGCGACTTCGAGGATGGCAACATCCCAGGCCTGGTTTTCGCCGCCCGCGCCACCAGCAGCTTCCCCGGCGCATTCCCGCCGACCCAGCTCCGCCAGCTCGACCGGCTGCTGGCCGAGCGGGAGGAGGCATGGCCGGACCGCACCCGCTTCATCGACGCCAACTTCACCTATTACCGCGCCTGCGGCTTCGATCCGGAGCAGGCCAGCTTCATCGATGGCAGCGTGCTGAACAACAAGCCCTTCGCGGAGGCGCTGGCGGCCATCCAGGGTCGCCCCGCCTATCGCGAGGTGGACCGGCGCGTGGTCTATATCGATCCCAATCCGGAGCAGCCGGTCCCGCTCGGCCGGACGGAGGCGCCGGGCTTCTTCCGCACCATCATCGGAGCCCTGTCCGACATTCCCCGGAACGAACCGGTGCGCGACGAGCTGGCGGAGATCGCGGCCACCAATGCCGGCATCAACCGGCTGCGCGGGGTGGTGGAGGCGGCGCGCCCCCGCATCTCCGCCCTGGTGGCGGAGACCATCGGCGGCCGCATTCCGGAAGCGCCGACCGGAGCCGAGATCGGCCGCTGGCGCGAAATGTCCATGAACCGCGCCGCGGCGGAGGCCGGCTTCGCCTATGAGGCCTATCTGCGCCTGAAGATCGACGGGGTGCTGGATCATCTGGCCCGGCTGCTGGCCGGGCTGGGCGGCCATGCGGATGGGGAGGCGGTGGCGCGGATGCATGCCGCCCTCAGCCTCTGGGCGGTTGAGCGCGGCGTGTTCGGCCCGCGCCCGCTGACCGAGCCGGTGGATGCCGACGGGAAGTCCGCCCCCTGGGTACGCTTCCTGATGGCGTTCGACGGAGCCTTCCGCGCCCGCCGCCTGCGCTTCGTGATGCGGGAGCTGAACCGTCTCTACGCCCGCGGCGGCGGCGCTGCGGCCCCGCACGGGCTGGACAGCCTGAAGACCGGCCTTTACGCCGTGCTGGAACGGCTGCGCGGCATCACGAACGGCAGCATCCTGGATGAGGAGGACCGCACCGCCCTGATCCTGCATCTGGCCCCGGACCCCGATGTGGGCGGGCTGGACCGGGCGCTGGCCCGTCTGGAGGCGCGGTTCGACCTGGAAAGCCTGACCCTGGAGGTGGACGAGGTATTCGGCCGCTCCATGGTGGCGGGCCTGGATGCGGAGGCGCGGGGCGACCTGCTGACCGCCTATCTGGGATTTGCCTTCTGGGACGTGCTGACCTTCTCCACCAGCGGCTGGAAGGAGCTGGACGAGTACCATGCGATGAAGGTGGACCGGGTCGGCCCGCCGGATGCCCGGCTGCTACGCCGCGGCGGAGCGCCCGTGCAGTTGAAGGGCGCGCGGCTGAACCGCTTCGGCGCCTTCTTCTCCGCCGCCGACCGGGAGCATGATTATCTTCTGGGCCGGCTGCACGCGGCGGAGCGGGCCATCGACCTGGTGGTGGATGCCGCCGGCGAGAACCGTCCCCGCGCGGACAAGGTCACCGCCCTGAAGCTCCGCGCCTTCCGCACCATCCTGGCGACCGAGCGCGAACGGCTTGGACCCGAGAGCCGGGGATTGAGGCTGGCCGAGCAGTGGGTGGAAAAATGTGCGGAAGGACAGATTGATTGTACGTATTCCGACAAACCAGTTGTTCAGCTTTCTGCCTGA